cGGGGGAAGATCTATCGAAGgaatatttctttcatgACACTGAATAATGGCAATACTTAAAAGCTCCTTGATTTGATCCAAAAGCGCATTTTCACGCTCAATTTGCTTAGCATTTCTGCGACTGCGTAATGtcgataataaaaatatagcTCTGGCAGTccaatcaaaaaaatctgGGGGTTCAACACTAGTGAATCCCATTTTAAGCCTTTCCGATTTGCTGAGTAGAGAGTGCAAAAACCTGGTGTTCGGAATGTATGAAGGTGTTATTTAATGGATGAAGGTAAAAATAGCGATAGGTGATGGTTTATGTTGTCTGCTTCTTTGGATCGGTGAGTAAATTATTTAGTAGAtcaaaattcatttataaGCTGGATTTCAATAATGTGTACACAATTATGTTAATGATCGTTCCAGGTCTAGAgattaaaactttttcacaggttaaaaaataaaaaataaaattaattataagAATTGTCGCTTTCCAGAGTCTTATTTAAGAGTATCGAGCCAGGTTAATAAAGTGTAACGTCAAAGGTTGAATACTAATCACAGCGTTGACAAAGTATATAAACGCACGAGTTAAGCCCGTTTATACTTAATCGCAAAACTGAATTTGATGATGTATTCGTATTAATGGGAAAGGCTacgatttaaaaagattttgagCCTATACTATAAGTGCGTTTTCTGTCAGTTGTTTATTGCGACAGTCGCCCCCCTGGCGTAGTAGAAGTTGCAAGTCGCGTTGTTACTCTGTAAACAAGagctttaaaaatggaGTAGATTTAAATGGATGAAAAGTTAATAATAGATTTTAATTGAATGGATTTTTCGATAAATAGGGAGTatcattcaaataaaattgaatttagaGGCGGTTGATTTTTGGTTGAATGAaatgttttgaaaatggCGCTGATCATTTAACTAAACTCATACCTAAAAGAACGAATGATTAAACCAGAAGCAACTTAAAAGTTGTTTATCAATGGGAAATCTCAATAAGCACTTACATACCTTGCCTAAACTGCATTCTCCAGCGACCTAAAAATCTCAGTGCGATAATTCTGAAGTCCATCATTactattaaatttaatctTTTATATACGTCGTATGAAAACCTTTTTCTTGACTATAAAAATCATgacaaatgaaaatttcGGCTAAAAAAACGTAGCATTTCATATCATAAACAGGGAGAgatgaatataaaaacCGTCAATCCTTAGAAAGGAAACGTAATGAAGCTATGtccaacaaaaatttagttCAAGCTTTTCTTCGATAATTCGAATTCATGAACACATGTAAAATGCTTATTAATCAATTATGCTAAGGGACTCTCTTGATTTAACGTCCAAAATAACAGATAGAGTTTACAAGAACTCTCACGTTTCTCGAAACAATAATTCTCCGTGATTCATTATGAACATCAAACTTATTAGAATAGATGGAAAATTATTCATACTTTATAAAAACCAAGAATGATGATAAAAAGTATGAGACATGccattataaaaaattcaatcgCAAGTACTTTTACATTACTCTTCAGCTGATAAATGCTTTCCTTGTGTGTTAGGAACAGGCATGGTATCAGAGTTGCCGTTTTCAGGAATATGCATTTGATCAGGTACGAGGGCAGGAGATCCAATCGAAATTTCCATGCCAATCGGTGCACCCCTCGTTTGCAGGGCTAAGGGGGAAGGTGCAACAGCCGGATATGGACTAAACTGAGCCTGGGGTGGTAAACTCATTGCCGGAAATAATGAGGTAGCAGGAATAGTAGTTTGTGAAACCTGAGACTGATAATTCAAGGCAGGAGCCGCAATTGGATTCTGATTCCTTCCCCAAGATAATCGGATACGAGAATTGCCCAAAGGATAACCCTGCAACTGATTGATAGCAATTTCAGCAGACTGTCGGTTGACAAATTGCACAAATCCACAACCTTTTCCAGGTGGAATTTTGACATAAACAATTTctccaaaattttgaaaaagatacTTAAGCTCCTCTTCAGaaacaaattttgagaGACCGCCAACAAATACGGTTGAGTTTGCTGTGTCAGCAAACTGAGGAACAGGCTGTGCAGCACTATAAAATCCAACTGGTGGCATACTAACAGGTACAACGTTCACAGGACTAAAAACATGAGCCTTACTTTTAGGAGTGGCTAATCCCACCCGAATAGGACGATCACCACAAATTTGACCCTGCATTTCTGCCAATGCAGATTTCTGATCATTTTCGTCCGTAAAACGGACAAAACCATATCCTCTTGACACATTTGTTTGAGGATCAGTCATGATTTTGGCCGACTTGCATGAGTTATATCGAGATGCGAAGAGAGAATACACATCAAACTCATTGACATTGGGTGACAAGTCTCCCACAAATATGGAATATTCTGAGGCCTTTGAAATAGACTTTTCACGTAATCCGCCTCCAGAGGCCCAATTAAgtttaaacaaatgattTGTACCAGGAATTGGTTTGTTGTTCATACTCATCGCGCTTGAAGCTTCATGAGGAGATGCGAATTCGACAAAACAATAGCCAGCATTCATGCCTGTGTACCTGTTACGAATAAGCTTTACTTTGACTGCCTTTCCTAAAGTATTCCAAACTTGCTGGATAAATGCTTCAGTAACCCAAGGCTCTAATTCACCCATCCAAAGCGTCGTTTTTTGATAGACGTTTTCATCTCTTGATGAGCCATAGTTGCTAGTATTTTCGGAATTTCCAGATTCGTTGGATGCCATATTTGGAGAAATCGGATCTTGAGATTGTACGGGTTCATCATTTGATTTATAATCATTGTCCACTTCTTGGTCATCTTGTTCATTGAAGGAGTTATCTTTAACCAAAGTATCCGTATTAGCTGGTTGTTGGCTTTGTTCGTCTATCGAATTATGCGATTCCTTGGGTAAAATTTCAGACTCAGTCGGTGAGGAagacattttaaaaattttagcaattaataaaagagTGGATTATACtagaaaccaaaaaaaatcgacaCACTATGCTCACGGTAGAGACAGAAGGCTGAACTAAGTTAGATGAAAGTTTCGACAATGGATATTTGTGAAGATGAAACAATGAATAAATCGCCAAAAGGACTAATTATCACCACAAAAATGAGATGATGTACTGTGTATACAAAACACAAACTCTTAAAATAACTTTGGTGAGTTAACGGAAATAACTTATACGGTTAGTTGTCCAAGAAAAAGTACAAACTGGATTGTAGTCGATCAAACACAAAGTGAAATGAACGAAGGTAGAGAAAATTATTAGTTGGTACTAGGCCAATTAGTTAACTCAACGATCCAAacgtaaaaaaatatgaatcAAAGTTAAGTAGTAAGTCTTCGATAACTGATAAAGAGTCTAGaagaaattcaaataataaattaggagtttccaaaaaaaagaggtgtctttaataaaaaaaaatctaattcaaggaaaaaaaacttttcaatgTTTAATTGCAAACGAATTATCAGTTAATGataatatattaaattaattgaaaagtCAACTCAAAAGTGAAAATGTATGCTTGTAAAATGCACACAATATGCAATGTCTAAAGGAAAACGGAAGAGAAAGTTCAATTTAAACGGCAGAAGGAATAACAACGATACTTGGGTATCGCTGAACGCAGAAACGAAAAACGAATATAGCAATTAACGTAAACACGAGAGTCTACTGCAATCAAAATAACAGCAATTGCGCTTTAAACCTACgagcaaaaagaaagagaagaaaatattaaaataaaagacctcaaaaaaaaaaaaaagcgaaaTGCTaacttcaaaatcaaaatgcAATTTTTAACTCAAATTTGACGCAATTCCCTCGATATTACTTTCTATATGTAGctcaattaaaatataagaaaatgagaaatAATATAAGCACAAGGACAAAGGAAACAAAGGAATTGTTCAAATACGGGGTTTCGATGTTGTAGCGTAGGTAAGTTGACTTATCTATCAGCACATTGTTAGGCAATCTATTTATGcaattataaat
This region of Schizosaccharomyces pombe strain 972h- genome assembly, chromosome: II genomic DNA includes:
- the cxr1 gene encoding splicing factor Cxr1, with protein sequence MSSSPTESEILPKESHNSIDEQSQQPANTDTLVKDNSFNEQDDQEVDNDYKSNDEPVQSQDPISPNMASNESGNSENTSNYGSSRDENVYQKTTLWMGELEPWVTEAFIQQVWNTLGKAVKVKLIRNRYTGMNAGYCFVEFASPHEASSAMSMNNKPIPGTNHLFKLNWASGGGLREKSISKASEYSIFVGDLSPNVNEFDVYSLFASRYNSCKSAKIMTDPQTNVSRGYGFVRFTDENDQKSALAEMQGQICGDRPIRVGLATPKSKAHVFSPVNVVPVSMPPVGFYSAAQPVPQFADTANSTVFVGGLSKFVSEEELKYLFQNFGEIVYVKIPPGKGCGFVQFVNRQSAEIAINQLQGYPLGNSRIRLSWGRNQNPIAAPALNYQSQVSQTTIPATSLFPAMSLPPQAQFSPYPAVAPSPLALQTRGAPIGMEISIGSPALVPDQMHIPENGNSDTMPVPNTQGKHLSAEE